From Miscanthus floridulus cultivar M001 chromosome 15, ASM1932011v1, whole genome shotgun sequence, the proteins below share one genomic window:
- the LOC136507436 gene encoding uncharacterized protein produces MSFPFHAVIPGAQAYPLGQIDLPITFGDRANFRSEVLTFEVVDFTMSYHTILGRPCYAKFMVGPNYTYLKLKMPGPNGVITVGSTFSHKFTCDHEHFELATAIINFFELPWLGESSTPVVPDYNKPTPSTAFCPLEETNAVGIDPTDPTKMVWIRTQLLAK; encoded by the coding sequence ATGAGCTTCCCCTTCCACGCCGTGATcccaggagcgcaggcatacccgcttgggcagatcgacctgcccatcacgtttggcgaccgagccaactttcgctcagaggtgctcacctttgaggtggtggacttcacGATGtcttaccacaccatcttggggcgcccatgctatgccaagttcatggtgggccccaactacacctacctgaagctaaagatgccgggaccaaacggcgtcatcactgtgggtagcacttTCTCACACAAATTCACATGCGACCATGAGCATTTTGAGCttgccactgccatcatcaactttTTCGAGCTCCCGTGGCTCGGGGAGTCGTCAACCCCAGTAGTCccggactacaacaaaccaacccccTCGACGGCCTTCTGCCCACTCGAGGAGACTAAtgcagtggggatcgaccccactgacccaaccaaaatggtgtggatcaggacccagctcctggccaaatag